GCTGCGCCGGTGGCTCAAGTCACCCCGTACCCCGCCGAAATGCCCGTTGTGGCCCGCACTCCCGTCGGGGACGGGCCCCGGTCATGGTTGTCGAGCGTGTGGAGTGTGTGGCATGAGGTCCCTGCGGAAGTCCCGTTTTCCTGTCCTGCCCCTGGGGGGGCTGGCGCTGGCCGCTGTCCTGGCCTGGGTGCCCGGCGTGGCCCTGGCCTCCGACGCCCACGGCGAGCCTGCGCAGGCCAAGGGTCCCGCCAAGGCGGCTCCCAAGGAGTCCGGCCACGAGGCGCCGAAGCCCGCCGCGCGCGGCCCCGGCAAGGCCGAGGTGAAAGCCGAGGGGAAAGCCGAGGGGAAGGCGGATCCCCACGGCGGCGGTGAGGCGGACCTCGCCACCCTGCGGGAGCGCCTCAATGCCAAGCTGACCGACACCCGCAGCCGCACCGAGCGTGCGCCGGTCCTGCGTGTAGCCAACAGCGGGGGGCATGGCGCAGCGGATGGGCACGGCGCGGCCAAACCCGCGCCCCGTCGCATGGTGGCGGCCAAGCCGACGGTCGCCGAGCCCGCCGCTGCCGCAAACCACGCCGCCGGCGCTGCACACATCCACTGGTCCTATGGCGGCGAGGGCGGCCCGGCGCAATGGGCCGCGCTCAAGCCCGAGTTCGCCACCTGCGGGCTGGGCGCGCGGCAGAGCCCGATCGACATCCGCGGCGGCATCCGCGTCGACCTGGAGCCGATCCGCTTCGACTACCGCCCCTCGGCCTTCAGCGTGCTCGACAACGGCCACACCGTGCAGGCCAACATCGCGGGCAGCAACAGCATCGAAATCGGTGGGCGGCGCTACGACCTGCTGCAGTTCCACTTCCACCGCCCCTCCGAGGAGCGCATCAACGGCCGCCAGTACGACATGGTGATCCACCTGGTCCACAAGGACCCGGAGGGCCGCCTGGCCGTGGTCGCGGTGATGCTGGAGCAGGGCCGCGCCCAGCCGGCGATCCAGATGGTCTGGAACAGCCTGCCGCTGGAGAAGAACCTGGAGAACCCGGCCCCGGTGCCGCTGGACCTGAACCTGCTGCTGCCCGAAGACCGGCGCTACTTCACCTACATGGGCTCGCTCACCACGCCGCCCTGCAGCGAGGGGGTGCTGTGGATGGTGATGAAGCAGCCGGTGCCGGTCTCGCCCGAGCAGGTCGGCGTCTTTGCCCGCCTCTACCCGATGAATGCGCGGCCGATCCAGCCCAACGCGGGCCGCTTGATCAAGGAATCCAACTGATCCACTGATGCAGTGCGACCGTCCGACGGGCGACATGATGTAACCAGGTCGCCAGTCGCGTGTAGCCCACGGTCCACAGCGACCCGGCGACCCCCGTGAGTATGGGAGGGCGTTTCGCGCGACAAAAGTCACACCCCCTGTTCAGGGCTGCCAGCGGCAGCCCTTTTTTCATTGCGGGGCAGCCGGGCTCGGCGGGCGGCTGGAAATCGGCCCCCACATCTCAAGCGCCACTTCCAATGAGGATCGCAAGTCCTTCATTCATAACACTTTTTTGATATGCACCGTTTTCGCCGAACGCTATCGTAAGTGCTTGATTTCATTGGCAATTTCTCACGACTCGCCTTGACCCTCGAACTTTTTCTCCGCTACAGTGGGAGAAGGTGTCTTTTCGTGGGTTTTTGTGGCTGACTTTCATTTCCAGGGTACTTCGGCGCTTGCGCTGGACGCCAAGGGGCGGTTGACCGTCCCTGCGCGCCATCGCGAGTTGCTCACGTCCCTGGCTGGCGGCCAGCTCACGATCACCAAGCACCCCGAGGGCTGTCTGATGGTGTTCCCGCGTCCGGTCTGGGAAGGCTTCCGTGCCAAGGTGGAGGCCATGCCGCTGTCCGCCTCGGGCTGGAAGCGCATCTTCCTGGGCAGCGCGATGGACGTCGAGATCGACAGCGGCTCGCGCGTGCTGGTCTCGCCCGAGCTGCGCAGCGCAGCGGGCCTGGACCACGATGTGCTGCTGATCGGCATGGGCAACCACCTGGAACTCTGGGACGCGGCGCGCTACGCCGCCGCCGAGGCCAAGGTGCTGGAGCAGCCCATGCCGGATGTGCTGCAGGACTTCAGCTTCTAGCCGCCATGGACAACCCGATGACTCCTTGGCAGCACCGCACCGTCCTGCTGCACGAGGCGGTGGACGCATTGGTCCAGCGCCCGGACGGTATTTTCCTGGACGGCACCTACGGGCGCGGCGGCCACAGCCGCCTGATCCTGCAGCAGCTGTCGCCCACCGGCCGCCTGCTGGCGACCGACCGCGACCCCGAGGCCCTGGCCGATGCCTCCACCGGGGCGCAGCGCATCGACGATGCGCGCTTCTCGATCGCGCACGCCCGCTACGCCGACTTCCCTGCCGTGCTGGACGCCGCCGGCGTGGCGCAGCTCGACGGCATCTTGCTGGACGTGGGCGTGTCCTCGCCCCAGATCGACAACCCCGAGCGTGGCTTCAGCTTCCGTTTCGACGGGCCGCTGGACATGCGCATGGATCCCACCCGCGGCGAGAGCGCGGCCCAGTTTCTTGAACGCGCCGACGAGCGGCGCATCGCGGAGGTGATACGTGATCTCGGAGAAGAACGGTTTGCTGCTGCGATTGCAAAGGCGCTTGTCGCTCGCCGCGAAGCTGGGGCTCCAGTTCGGCGTACCGCCGAGCTTGCCGAGGTCGTGGCTCGCGCGGTCAAGACCCGCGAGCGCGGCCAGGACCCTGCAACGCGCACGTTTCAGGCTCTACGGATTCTCGTCAACGCTGAGCTCGAGGAGCTCGAACAGGGTCTGAATGCGGCGCTGGCCCGCCTGGCGCCCGGCGGCCGGCTGGTGGTGATCAGCTTCCATTCGCTGGAGGATCGCATCGTCAAGACCTTCATCGCGCGTCATTCGCGCGAGGCCTACGACCGACGCATGCCGCTGGCCGTGGGGGCGGCGCCGCTGCTGCATGCGGTGGCACGCATCAAGCCGAGTGAGGCCGAGGTCGAGGCCAACCCGCGCTCGCGCTCGGCCATCCTGCGCGTGGCCGAACGCACCGACGCGCCGCTGCCTGAGGTGCCGGTGGCCCCGGCGTCGCGGAGGCGCGCATGACCCGGCTGAACCTGCTGCTCCTGGTGGTGCTGGTGTGCAGCGCGATCTACCTCGTGCAGACCTCCTATGAGTCGCGCCGCCTCTACGCCGCGCTGGAGCGCGAGCGCAACGCGGCGCACCAGCTCGACGTCGAGGCCGAGGGCCTGGACGTGGCGCGCCGTGCCTACGCCACCAGCCTGCGCGTCGAACGCGTGGCCCGCGAGGAGCTGCGCATGCGCGCGGCCACGCCGGCAGTGACCGAGTACGTGACCGACCCGGCCCGCACCGCGGCCGCGGCGCAGGGAGGCCGGCCATGAAGGGCTCATTCCTCCAGCGCGTCGCCGCCGGCGCCCGCAGCCGCCTCGCCCCCGTGGCGCGCAACCGTGCCGGCGCGCGTCGGCGCGAGCGGCCGACCGCCAACGAGGCCCAGGCGGTGCGCTACGCCACCAGCCCGCTGTTGGCGGCCAAAACGCCGCCGCTGCGTTCGCGCCTGCTCGTGCTCGGGCTGGGCCTGGGGTTCTGCGTGCTGGCGGGGCGGGCCCTGTATGTGCAGGTCATCAACCCGGCCTTCTTCCAGAAAGAAGGCGAGATCCGCTACGGCCACACCTTCGCGCTGCAGGCCAGCCGCGGGCGCATCGTCGACCGCAATGGCCAGATCCTGGCGGCCAGCGTGCCGGCGCCATCGGTGTTCGCCGTGCCGCGCGAGGCCAAGGTCAGCCCGGAGCAGCAGCGTGAACTGGCCAAGCTGCTGGGGCTGCCCGCCAACGACCTGGCGCGCCGCCTGTCCGGCAAGAGCGGCTTCGTCTGGCTGCGCCGGCAGGTGGACGAGGTGGTGGCCGCGCAGGTCAAGGCGCTGGGCGCCAAGGGCGTGTACGTGCAGCGCGAATTCCGCCGCCAGTACCCCGAGGGCGAGTCGGCGGCGCACGTCGTGGGCTTCACCAACATCGAGGAGCGTGGCCTGGAGGGCGTCGAGCTGGCCTTCCAGAAGGACCTGCAGGGCCGCTCCGGCAGCCGCAGCGTGGTGCGCGACCGGCTGGGGCGCGTGGTCGAGGACGTGGGCGAGATGGTCGACGCCGAGGACGGCCGCGACATCGCGCTGGCCATCGACTCCAAGGTGCAGTTCTACGCCTACCAGCGTGTGCGCGACGCGGTGGTG
The Sphaerotilus microaerophilus DNA segment above includes these coding regions:
- a CDS encoding carbonic anhydrase, which produces MRSLRKSRFPVLPLGGLALAAVLAWVPGVALASDAHGEPAQAKGPAKAAPKESGHEAPKPAARGPGKAEVKAEGKAEGKADPHGGGEADLATLRERLNAKLTDTRSRTERAPVLRVANSGGHGAADGHGAAKPAPRRMVAAKPTVAEPAAAANHAAGAAHIHWSYGGEGGPAQWAALKPEFATCGLGARQSPIDIRGGIRVDLEPIRFDYRPSAFSVLDNGHTVQANIAGSNSIEIGGRRYDLLQFHFHRPSEERINGRQYDMVIHLVHKDPEGRLAVVAVMLEQGRAQPAIQMVWNSLPLEKNLENPAPVPLDLNLLLPEDRRYFTYMGSLTTPPCSEGVLWMVMKQPVPVSPEQVGVFARLYPMNARPIQPNAGRLIKESN
- the mraZ gene encoding division/cell wall cluster transcriptional repressor MraZ — protein: MADFHFQGTSALALDAKGRLTVPARHRELLTSLAGGQLTITKHPEGCLMVFPRPVWEGFRAKVEAMPLSASGWKRIFLGSAMDVEIDSGSRVLVSPELRSAAGLDHDVLLIGMGNHLELWDAARYAAAEAKVLEQPMPDVLQDFSF
- the rsmH gene encoding 16S rRNA (cytosine(1402)-N(4))-methyltransferase RsmH, coding for MDNPMTPWQHRTVLLHEAVDALVQRPDGIFLDGTYGRGGHSRLILQQLSPTGRLLATDRDPEALADASTGAQRIDDARFSIAHARYADFPAVLDAAGVAQLDGILLDVGVSSPQIDNPERGFSFRFDGPLDMRMDPTRGESAAQFLERADERRIAEVIRDLGEERFAAAIAKALVARREAGAPVRRTAELAEVVARAVKTRERGQDPATRTFQALRILVNAELEELEQGLNAALARLAPGGRLVVISFHSLEDRIVKTFIARHSREAYDRRMPLAVGAAPLLHAVARIKPSEAEVEANPRSRSAILRVAERTDAPLPEVPVAPASRRRA
- the ftsL gene encoding cell division protein FtsL, producing the protein MTRLNLLLLVVLVCSAIYLVQTSYESRRLYAALERERNAAHQLDVEAEGLDVARRAYATSLRVERVAREELRMRAATPAVTEYVTDPARTAAAAQGGRP